The window TTCTTCTTGCAATTTCTATCGCCGCATCTTCATAAATGACAACGCCCAGTACTCTTGCACTTCGCTGGATAATCATTGACAACAGTTCAATAGAATAATATTCCAGTCTGCTTTGAATCCCGAATCGGGCAAGCATGGGTTTAGTAAGCATTCCGCTTCTGGTAGTTGCTCCTACTAAGGTAAAAGGATTCAGTCCGATCTGTACACTTCTGGCATTAGGACCAGTCTCCAGCATGATGTCAATCTTATAATCTTCCATTGCAGAATACAAATATTCTTCTACAACAGGAGAAAGACGGTGGATTTCATCAATGAAAAGAACATCATTTTCTTCCAGATTGGTCAACAAACCGGCTAAACTTCCGGGTTTGTCCAATACAGGACCGGAAGTAATCTTACAGTTGACACCTAGTTCATTGGCAATAATATTGGCTAAAGTAGTTTTTCCAAGCCCTGGCGGACCATGCAATAAAACATGATCTAATGCTCCGCCACGTCTTTTCGCAGCGGTAACAAAAACTTCAAGGTTCTCCAGCGTTTTTCTCTGCCCCGCAAAATCTTTAAAGCTCTGGGGACGGATCTGTTCTTCCTGCATCAGCTCCTCGCGTGAGTAGTTTTCCTTATCTGGATGTAAAAAATCTGGCATTAATTCATTTCATTTACCTCAAAGATAGCAAATTTAGACTAAGGTTGAAGGGCAGATTGAGAAAAGGTTAAGATTGACACAGAGTTTATGCTAAGGTTAAAAATGAGAACAGCTAAGATTTAAATAATTGGGATATTTTAAGTATTTTTGAGAGGAGAAATTATTGATAAAAATTATTAAAATTTTGATTGTTTAGAAGGTAGGTGTTGATGATAAATAAATCAGCCTCAATCTAAACATTAGCATTAACTTTAAACTAATGAAATTAATAGGACCATTTAAGCAGGTGGTAACGCTTGCTAACCTACCATTAAGAGGAAAACTTTCCGATGAACAGCTGGAAATTATTGTGGACGGAGGAATTGTAGTAGATCAGAATACCATTCAGAAAGTTGGAAATTTTGAAACATTAAAAGCAGAAAATCCTACTATAGAAATTGAATCTATCGAAGGAGAGCAGATTGTTCTTCCTGCCTTTGTAGATTCACATACCCATATTTGTTTCGGAGGAAACCGCGCCAATGATTTTGCCATGCGTAATGCAGGGAAAACTTATCTGGAAATCGCTGAAAGTGGTGGGGGTATCTGGAGCTCAGTACAACATACACGAAATGCTTCTGAAGAAGAATTATTGAAAACTTTAGGAGAAAGAATCAATTTTTTGATTGATTTAGGAATTACAACCATTGAAGTGAAGAGTGGCTACGGTCTGGATGTGGAAAATGAGCTGAAAATGCTTAGAATTATTAAAAAAGCACAAGACTTAACTAAGGCTGCTTTGGTTCCTACCTGTTTGTCGGCACATTTAAAACCCAGAGACTTTGAAGGAAGCAATCCTGAATATCTTAATTATATCATTACTGAAATTTTACCCAAAGTAAAAGAGGAAGGACTGGCAAATAGAGTAGATATTTTTATTGAAAAGTCTGCCTTCCAACCTGAAGAAAGTAAAGAATTCTTACTTAAAGCAAAAGCATTAGGTTTTGAAATTACGGTTCATGCAGATCAATTTACGCCAGGAAGCTCAAGAATTGCGGTAGAGGTGGGTGCTAAATCTGCAGACCACTTAGAAGCAACAATTGATGAGGATATCGAGTTTTTGGCTAAATCAGATACTGTAGCAACAGCTCTTCCTGGAGCAAGTTTAGGGCTCGGTGAGACATTTACTCCGGCAAGAAAATTATTAGATGCAGGAGCTATTGTAGCTATTGCAAGTGATTGGAATCCGGGATCGGCCCCAATGGGAAATTTAATCACCCAGGCTTCTATCTTAGCTGCTTTCCAGAAATTAACCACTGCTGAAGTGTTGGCTGGAATGACTTTCCGTGCAGCTTATGCTCTTAATCTAGAGGATAGAGGGCAATTGGAAGCAGGGAAAAAAGCAGATTTTGTGACCTTCAAAACCAATAATTTCCAGAATGTACTTTATAATCAGGGAAGTTTAAAAGCTGAACTTGTTTATATTGATGGGAATAAAAAATAAAATTATAAATTAACCATACTTTGTTATTCAATGAGTGGTCTTCTATGTCAGCTCATTGAATACATGCAATAGGCAAATGACTGAATAATGAGTAATATTTGGCAAGGCAGATTGGACGGAGAAGAACTTCTCCATCACAGAATATTTCAAAGGATAAGAGAAGAACGCAATTACGATAATATCGCAACAGATGACTTTGTACTGCATGGTTTTGCTGTAGATGAAGGAGTAAGGCGAAATAAAGGCCGCCAGGGAGCTAAGGATGCTCCTGACGTGATCAGAAAAAATATGTCTAATTTCCCAGTGATTCTTCCTGATTTTTCAATGCTTGACTTTGGGAATATTACCTGTGACGATGGTAATCTGGAAAATACCCAGAACAATCTTGCCAAAAATGTTTCAAAAGTACTTCTAAAAGGTGGGAAATCCCTTGTCTTAGGCGGTGGCCATGAAGTTACTTATGCCCATTATTTAGGAGTTAAAACAGCTTTTCCGGAGCAAAAAATAGGAATTATTAATCTTGATGCCCATTTTGATAACAGACAGCCTGAAAAAGGAGTAGGAGCGAGTTCAGGTACCGGGTTCTGGCAGATTGCCCAGGAAGGACCTATCAATTCTCTGCATATCGGAATTCAGAGAAACTCCAATACACTGAAGCTTTTTGATACCGCTCATCAGTACGGAATGAAATATATTCTGGCAGATGAACTGTTTTTTGAAAACCTTCCATCTATCTATCAGCGTATTGATGAATTATTGGATACTGTAGATTATGCCTATCTTACGATTTGTATGGACGTCTTTAATGCATCAGTTGCTCCCGGAGTTTCCGCTGCAGCGTACAACGGAATCTTCGCAGATCCTGCCTTTATGCATTTTTACAGACATATCTTAAAAAATAAAAAACTGGTTGCAATGGATGTGGCGGAAGTTAATCCTTCTTTTGATATCCAGGACCGAACAGCAAGACTGGCAGCATGTCTTGTGAATGAATGGCTAATGATTTAAGATAAAGTTATATTCTTCCGATAGAGAAAATCATTATTTTATTAACCCTTAAGGAATGGAATTTGCTAATTTCACCGTGCTTTTAAAATAAGAGCGCTCATAAATTCATTAGCTGAATTTAAAACAGAATTTATATTATGGAACAATTAATTGAAAGCAAGCTTATTAAAGCAGATAAAGCGTTTTCAGTGTGGAGAAAAGTGCCGTTTGAGGAAAGGCAGAAGTTAATTGCAAAAGCAGCAGAAATTTTAAAGAATAATTCGGAGAAATTTGG of the Chryseobacterium viscerum genome contains:
- the ruvB gene encoding Holliday junction branch migration DNA helicase RuvB, yielding MPDFLHPDKENYSREELMQEEQIRPQSFKDFAGQRKTLENLEVFVTAAKRRGGALDHVLLHGPPGLGKTTLANIIANELGVNCKITSGPVLDKPGSLAGLLTNLEENDVLFIDEIHRLSPVVEEYLYSAMEDYKIDIMLETGPNARSVQIGLNPFTLVGATTRSGMLTKPMLARFGIQSRLEYYSIELLSMIIQRSARVLGVVIYEDAAIEIARRSRGTPRIANALLRRVRDFAEIKGNGEIEINITKYALNSLNVDEFGLDEMDNKIMRVMIENFKGKPVGISALATSIAENPETLEEVYEPFLIQEGFIIRTPRGREVTDKAYKHLNITRPKNPGELF
- the hutI gene encoding imidazolonepropionase yields the protein MKLIGPFKQVVTLANLPLRGKLSDEQLEIIVDGGIVVDQNTIQKVGNFETLKAENPTIEIESIEGEQIVLPAFVDSHTHICFGGNRANDFAMRNAGKTYLEIAESGGGIWSSVQHTRNASEEELLKTLGERINFLIDLGITTIEVKSGYGLDVENELKMLRIIKKAQDLTKAALVPTCLSAHLKPRDFEGSNPEYLNYIITEILPKVKEEGLANRVDIFIEKSAFQPEESKEFLLKAKALGFEITVHADQFTPGSSRIAVEVGAKSADHLEATIDEDIEFLAKSDTVATALPGASLGLGETFTPARKLLDAGAIVAIASDWNPGSAPMGNLITQASILAAFQKLTTAEVLAGMTFRAAYALNLEDRGQLEAGKKADFVTFKTNNFQNVLYNQGSLKAELVYIDGNKK
- the hutG gene encoding formimidoylglutamase, with the protein product MSNIWQGRLDGEELLHHRIFQRIREERNYDNIATDDFVLHGFAVDEGVRRNKGRQGAKDAPDVIRKNMSNFPVILPDFSMLDFGNITCDDGNLENTQNNLAKNVSKVLLKGGKSLVLGGGHEVTYAHYLGVKTAFPEQKIGIINLDAHFDNRQPEKGVGASSGTGFWQIAQEGPINSLHIGIQRNSNTLKLFDTAHQYGMKYILADELFFENLPSIYQRIDELLDTVDYAYLTICMDVFNASVAPGVSAAAYNGIFADPAFMHFYRHILKNKKLVAMDVAEVNPSFDIQDRTARLAACLVNEWLMI